Proteins from a genomic interval of Acetobacterium woodii DSM 1030:
- a CDS encoding DUF7657 domain-containing protein has translation MSLMIIIILPILMELYFLIIETVISPNAIFSVDFYQNFGLIIGSTRFLVLFLVTTLIVLALNYFDRTKIFDYSYRYRYLICAIVLVGLILFEIHGSSIQYWQAFFDGSENFKPIIGISRSVRSDEWAVNTPMMISQYLNQSGAFPYFSDTIRGALTDVFIVYGQPVKNIVELFRPFHWGYLLLSPAKGLSFFWMGRTITLFLVSFEFAMILSRKNKILALAYAVLMTWSPVVQWWFAVNNLVEMLIFGQLAIIMVKLYLTTASYRLRLLYAFVLLICAGGYGLAFYPAWQVPLAYVFLALLVGVVVENRKKVTWSKKDTLILIGVILIFCAAMGYILSLSYDTILSVLGTVYPGKRFETGGGQFFRYFLYPGNLFFPTSRELPFGNVCELAVFFDFFPMGILLALWVLLKEKKRDCLIILFILSYFVLSGFCLIQWPGWLAKITLLSYTQPSRVFLAVGLLNLLMLIRALTLIETEFSKMVKLSISIIVALIMTALSMGVFEGYINIKMAFIVAPLLGLSFYLILSWKKVYFQKLFLVVCVGIVFLSGFLANPVVSGTDVISSQEIIKKISEVTAKSNQLWIVDSEAAAGYPLINIPIMAGAPTINSTNVYPDLERWQLLDPDGSDEEIYNRYAHITINLIGDVEKTSFVLDSADLFTVKLNTSDLKVLAVGYVLSKRNLTELSNEEVKFIPLTSGNGFTIYELEYHES, from the coding sequence ATGAGTTTAATGATAATAATCATTTTGCCTATTTTGATGGAACTCTATTTTCTTATTATTGAAACGGTGATTTCCCCTAATGCCATTTTTAGCGTCGATTTTTATCAAAACTTTGGTTTGATAATCGGCTCGACGCGCTTCCTGGTGCTGTTTTTGGTTACAACGTTGATTGTTTTGGCACTTAATTATTTTGATCGAACAAAAATTTTTGATTATAGTTATCGTTATCGTTATCTGATTTGTGCGATTGTTTTGGTGGGATTGATATTATTTGAAATCCATGGTTCGTCAATACAATATTGGCAGGCTTTTTTTGATGGCTCGGAAAATTTCAAACCGATTATTGGAATCAGTAGAAGTGTTCGTAGTGATGAATGGGCCGTTAATACTCCGATGATGATTTCGCAATACTTAAATCAGTCCGGTGCTTTTCCCTATTTTAGTGATACGATTCGTGGCGCTTTGACGGATGTTTTTATTGTTTACGGTCAACCAGTCAAAAATATCGTTGAATTATTTAGACCTTTTCATTGGGGTTATTTATTATTATCACCTGCCAAAGGCCTTTCTTTTTTTTGGATGGGTCGAACGATAACATTATTTCTGGTTTCTTTTGAGTTTGCCATGATTTTGTCCCGAAAAAACAAAATTTTAGCATTGGCTTATGCGGTTCTGATGACTTGGTCACCAGTCGTGCAGTGGTGGTTTGCGGTTAATAATTTAGTTGAAATGCTGATCTTTGGCCAACTGGCAATAATTATGGTGAAGTTATATCTAACAACCGCGAGTTATCGACTGCGCCTTTTATATGCGTTTGTTTTATTGATTTGTGCCGGCGGTTATGGGTTGGCTTTTTATCCGGCCTGGCAGGTACCACTCGCTTATGTGTTTTTGGCGTTATTGGTTGGAGTTGTCGTAGAAAATCGAAAAAAAGTGACCTGGTCAAAAAAAGATACCTTAATTTTGATTGGCGTAATTTTAATTTTTTGCGCGGCGATGGGATATATTTTATCGCTATCTTATGATACAATTCTTTCGGTACTGGGGACCGTGTATCCGGGCAAACGTTTTGAAACTGGTGGCGGACAATTTTTTCGCTACTTTTTGTATCCCGGTAATTTATTTTTTCCGACATCCCGTGAACTGCCTTTTGGTAATGTTTGTGAACTTGCGGTATTTTTTGATTTTTTTCCAATGGGGATTTTATTAGCCCTATGGGTGTTATTAAAAGAAAAAAAACGCGATTGCTTGATTATTCTTTTCATCCTAAGTTATTTTGTGCTGTCGGGATTTTGTTTGATTCAATGGCCCGGTTGGTTAGCAAAAATTACGCTGCTTAGCTATACACAGCCATCACGGGTGTTTCTGGCAGTGGGATTATTAAATCTTTTAATGTTGATTCGGGCATTAACTTTAATTGAAACAGAATTTTCAAAAATGGTAAAATTAAGCATATCAATAATCGTGGCGCTGATCATGACAGCTTTGTCAATGGGCGTGTTTGAAGGGTACATCAATATTAAAATGGCTTTTATAGTAGCGCCTTTATTGGGTTTGTCGTTTTATCTTATTTTAAGCTGGAAAAAGGTCTATTTTCAAAAACTTTTCTTAGTTGTGTGTGTGGGAATTGTTTTTTTATCTGGATTTCTGGCTAATCCGGTTGTCAGTGGAACGGATGTCATATCCAGTCAGGAGATAATTAAAAAGATCAGTGAAGTGACGGCAAAAAGTAATCAACTTTGGATTGTTGACTCAGAAGCGGCGGCGGGGTACCCGTTAATCAATATTCCGATTATGGCCGGCGCACCAACGATTAATTCGACCAATGTTTACCCGGATTTAGAGCGATGGCAATTACTTGATCCGGATGGATCAGATGAAGAAATATATAATCGTTATGCACATATCACCATTAATTTGATTGGTGATGTTGAAAAAACCAGTTTTGTATTGGATTCAGCGGATCTTTTCACGGTTAAATTAAACACTTCGGATTTGAAAGTTTTAGCGGTCGGTTATGTTTTGTCAAAACGAAATTTGACCGAGTTGTCAAATGAGGAAGTAAAATTTATCCCATTGACAAGTGGTAATGGGTTTACAATATATGAATTAGAGTATCATGAAAGTTAA
- a CDS encoding DMT family transporter, translating to MTNNEWIYYVLYLFSVLVASLSQIILKKSAMIHYENRLKEYLNPYVIGAYFFFFGSSLMTTLSYRGVPLTLGPVLESTGYIYVGILGMLILKEKLSRRKIIGNLLIIGGILIYAFI from the coding sequence ATGACAAATAATGAATGGATTTATTATGTATTATATTTATTTTCGGTTTTAGTGGCTTCGCTTTCGCAAATTATTTTAAAAAAGAGTGCGATGATTCATTATGAAAATCGCTTAAAAGAGTATTTAAATCCGTATGTAATCGGCGCGTATTTTTTCTTTTTTGGGTCGTCGTTGATGACAACCTTATCTTATCGTGGGGTTCCGTTAACTTTAGGGCCGGTCTTAGAATCAACCGGATATATTTACGTGGGCATTTTGGGAATGCTGATTCTCAAGGAAAAATTGAGTCGTCGAAAAATTATTGGTAATTTATTAATAATTGGGGGCATCTTAATTTATGCTTTTATTTAA
- a CDS encoding LCP family protein gives MSNRKKNVIENRRKSSPKRESEENLRQNTNRYKKVTPSKSIRNETTRYEKTKPINVSAVRRKKRGFKNGLIKFLRTIFLIIIFLIATAFAANAFFLGNVTSDLKGNLSQYGINKEAAAFASQHKIVNVAVFGVDGRDDVEGDRTDTIMIATADYEHSKVKITSLMRDTYVYINDKYKYDKLNAAYAYGGPNLALQTINQNFDTTITDYITIDFNAMVSMVNAVGGVTINIKSEDELDWVNQYLMDVNEKVNTGSPDLEETGSQLVDGSQALAYCRVRYVGDGDFDRTLRQREVFEQVLSKALDLDLKDQYNLLMATLPYVKTSLSTTEMIKYALNLALMPSKDIEQSRFPADKFVSLDNIDGVSYVIPNTLVENIKALYQFIYETAYNPSNKATQISDDIDDSVNGSSSY, from the coding sequence TTGAGCAATCGAAAAAAAAACGTGATCGAAAATAGACGAAAATCTTCACCTAAAAGAGAATCTGAAGAAAATTTAAGACAAAATACCAACCGCTACAAAAAAGTTACTCCATCTAAATCCATCCGCAACGAAACAACTCGTTATGAGAAAACAAAACCAATCAATGTCTCTGCTGTACGCCGAAAAAAAAGAGGTTTCAAAAATGGACTCATCAAATTTTTGAGAACGATCTTTCTCATTATCATTTTTCTCATTGCGACTGCATTTGCCGCTAATGCTTTTTTCCTTGGTAATGTAACCAGTGATCTCAAGGGAAATTTGAGTCAATACGGTATCAATAAAGAAGCCGCAGCTTTTGCCAGCCAGCATAAAATTGTTAATGTTGCTGTTTTTGGTGTTGACGGACGAGATGATGTTGAAGGCGACCGGACGGATACCATCATGATTGCTACGGCCGACTATGAACATAGCAAAGTAAAAATCACTTCGCTAATGCGCGATACCTATGTTTACATTAATGATAAATATAAATACGACAAACTCAATGCCGCTTATGCCTATGGCGGACCTAATTTAGCACTTCAAACCATTAATCAGAATTTTGATACCACGATAACCGATTATATCACGATCGATTTTAATGCCATGGTCTCCATGGTCAATGCGGTTGGTGGTGTAACCATTAATATCAAATCCGAAGATGAACTCGATTGGGTCAACCAATATCTAATGGATGTCAATGAAAAAGTCAATACCGGTTCACCTGATTTAGAAGAAACCGGCTCTCAGTTGGTTGATGGTTCTCAAGCCCTTGCCTATTGTCGGGTTCGTTATGTTGGTGATGGCGACTTTGATCGAACCTTGCGACAACGTGAAGTGTTTGAACAAGTTTTATCAAAAGCGCTCGATCTTGACTTGAAGGATCAATATAATTTGCTGATGGCCACCTTACCCTATGTGAAAACTTCCCTGAGTACAACTGAAATGATCAAATATGCCCTTAATCTGGCCTTAATGCCTTCAAAAGATATTGAACAAAGTCGTTTTCCGGCTGATAAATTCGTTTCGCTCGATAATATTGACGGTGTCTCCTATGTTATTCCCAATACCTTAGTGGAAAATATAAAAGCCCTTTATCAATTTATCTATGAAACAGCTTACAATCCTTCAAACAAGGCCACCCAAATAAGTGATGACATTGATGATTCCGTTAATGGTTCTTCATCTTATTAA
- a CDS encoding glycosyltransferase family 2 protein: MEDIKKTAILIPCYNESKTIEKVIKDHQAVMPHAEIYVYDNNSSDGTDEIARNAGAIVRYEYRQGKGNVVRSMFRDIDADCYIMTDGDDTYPAEFALELEKQIYSERADMVIGDRLSSTYFTENKRPFHNIGNVLVRKLINVLFKAEVKDIMTGSRGFTKAFVKSFPVTSKGFEIETEMTIFALDNNFKIVEVPIDYRDRPEGSESKLNTYTDGYKVLRTIGTLFRDTKPYLFFSIISLMLLLIGGAFFVPILINYFETGTVAKYPTLIVITAMWIIAIISFFSGVILQVLKKQHRHNFERYLNMLNEIWRKEG; this comes from the coding sequence ATGGAAGATATAAAAAAAACGGCAATACTCATTCCCTGTTATAATGAATCAAAAACGATTGAAAAAGTCATTAAGGATCATCAGGCAGTCATGCCACATGCTGAAATTTATGTCTATGATAATAATTCCAGTGATGGCACGGATGAAATCGCCCGTAATGCGGGCGCAATTGTGCGTTATGAGTATCGACAGGGGAAAGGCAATGTGGTCAGGTCGATGTTTAGAGACATTGATGCCGATTGTTACATTATGACCGACGGAGATGACACTTATCCGGCAGAGTTTGCCCTGGAACTGGAAAAACAAATTTACAGCGAACGTGCCGATATGGTGATTGGCGATCGCTTATCTTCGACTTATTTTACTGAAAATAAGCGCCCGTTTCATAATATCGGAAACGTTCTGGTGCGAAAACTAATCAACGTTTTATTTAAAGCTGAAGTGAAAGATATCATGACCGGTTCCCGCGGGTTTACCAAAGCTTTTGTTAAGTCTTTTCCGGTAACATCAAAAGGATTTGAAATTGAAACGGAAATGACAATTTTTGCGTTGGACAATAATTTTAAAATTGTTGAGGTGCCAATTGATTATCGGGATCGTCCCGAAGGCAGTGAATCCAAACTCAATACCTATACCGACGGCTATAAAGTCCTAAGAACCATTGGAACACTTTTTAGAGATACCAAACCGTATCTGTTTTTCTCGATTATTTCATTGATGTTGCTTTTAATTGGCGGGGCTTTTTTTGTACCAATTTTAATCAATTATTTTGAAACCGGAACCGTCGCTAAATATCCAACCTTGATTGTGATTACGGCTATGTGGATCATTGCGATCATCAGTTTTTTCAGTGGGGTCATCTTGCAAGTCTTGAAAAAACAGCATCGCCATAATTTTGAGCGTTATTTAAACATGCTTAATGAAATTTGGCGTAAAGAGGGTTGA
- a CDS encoding DUF6056 family protein, with protein MDWEYFPILVFTFLILIFHLFVRPSGDDIIYGTVFYKEPVLTFIQDAYFNWSSRIIIMPVAAFFAGNSFWLFAIANILVYFLLATMISKLFVYENKLQANWVIVFLLVCVPFVTMMTTAGWVVTNIHYLWPLTFSLVALYPIKKIYFNEVFRGYEYLLYLVATVFGMNMEIVAAILVTLYSVFVVYFATKKKFSLYLLIVLLVLLGNIVFVFICPGNGVREMQEIIANYPEYATFGIIQKLAVSATSFVFSIDQNFLLLITTGLAWFFSWQTYKKWPFRLIGISPFIFCIMVNTVRVIVLSPKFNHLFSLVTGNTIHEWITFSGITNGYLGFFHYLGLVLMTFFVIALMLMTVLLFKDSNKLGIAILAVGASVMSRVVMGFSPTVYVSGARTFLFQYIAMVIFGLIMYQEFNPLMRAENQQRLFWVLCFMGGCGYLESFFKLI; from the coding sequence ATGGATTGGGAATATTTCCCAATCCTTGTTTTCACATTTTTGATCTTAATATTTCATCTTTTTGTTCGTCCTTCTGGTGACGACATAATCTATGGCACCGTGTTTTATAAAGAACCGGTATTAACCTTTATTCAAGATGCCTATTTTAATTGGAGTTCCCGAATCATCATCATGCCGGTTGCGGCTTTTTTTGCCGGAAATTCGTTCTGGTTATTCGCCATTGCAAATATTTTAGTTTATTTTTTATTGGCAACGATGATCTCCAAACTCTTTGTTTATGAGAATAAACTTCAAGCCAATTGGGTCATTGTTTTTCTTTTGGTTTGTGTTCCTTTTGTGACAATGATGACAACCGCTGGTTGGGTAGTAACGAATATTCATTATTTATGGCCGCTTACATTTAGTCTGGTGGCCTTGTATCCGATCAAAAAAATATATTTTAATGAAGTTTTTCGGGGTTATGAATACCTGTTATATTTGGTGGCAACGGTATTTGGAATGAATATGGAGATTGTCGCAGCGATATTAGTGACGCTTTATAGTGTTTTTGTCGTTTATTTTGCCACTAAAAAAAAGTTTTCCTTATATCTGTTAATAGTGCTGTTAGTGTTGCTGGGAAATATCGTTTTCGTCTTTATTTGCCCGGGCAACGGCGTTCGGGAAATGCAGGAAATCATTGCTAATTATCCGGAATACGCGACCTTTGGAATCATCCAAAAACTGGCAGTGTCGGCAACATCTTTTGTGTTTAGCATTGATCAGAATTTTCTGTTGTTAATAACAACCGGATTGGCCTGGTTTTTTTCATGGCAAACATACAAAAAATGGCCGTTCCGATTAATTGGGATTAGCCCTTTTATTTTCTGTATAATGGTCAATACCGTTCGGGTAATTGTATTAAGCCCTAAATTTAATCATTTATTTTCTTTAGTAACGGGGAATACCATTCATGAATGGATTACATTTTCGGGAATAACGAATGGATATTTGGGATTTTTTCATTATTTAGGTTTAGTCTTAATGACCTTTTTTGTGATCGCTTTGATGCTGATGACAGTGCTGTTGTTTAAAGATTCCAATAAACTGGGGATTGCTATTCTGGCGGTTGGCGCATCAGTAATGTCACGGGTCGTGATGGGTTTTTCTCCTACCGTTTATGTATCGGGAGCACGAACGTTTTTGTTTCAGTATATTGCGATGGTTATTTTTGGATTGATTATGTATCAGGAATTTAACCCATTGATGCGTGCTGAGAACCAGCAGCGGCTCTTTTGGGTATTATGTTTTATGGGTGGCTGTGGCTACCTGGAGTCGTTTTTTAAATTGATATGA
- a CDS encoding glycosyltransferase family 2 protein has translation MIKYMIKGEKRLEEREVELTILMPCLNEAETLEICIKKAMSFLTDNHVDGEVLIADNGSTDGSQEIARRNGARVVDIEQKGYGSALRGGSEKARGKYVVMGDADDSYNFLNLMPFLEKLRAGYELVMGNRFKGGIEKGAMPPLHKYLGNPVLSFIGRIFYPSDIKDFHCGLRGYNRAAIQSLQLQTTGMEYASEMVVQATLHKLKMIEVPTTLSPDGRTRPPHLRSWRDGWRHLKFLMMYSPNWTFLYPGLILSVIGLLIMVIIGIGPSRIGAVNFGINTMMYGATSLLVGVNISLFSMFTKAYALSSGFIPNSPKTVSLLERFTVEKGVVIGVILTILGIIATIIAFVIWGSHSFGNLQPESIMKITIPATTLIAIGIELVFASFFLGILEIERKK, from the coding sequence ATGATAAAATATATGATAAAAGGGGAAAAACGATTGGAAGAAAGAGAAGTTGAGCTAACGATTTTAATGCCCTGTTTAAATGAAGCGGAAACATTAGAAATTTGTATAAAAAAAGCGATGTCCTTTTTAACGGACAATCATGTTGACGGAGAAGTACTGATTGCCGATAATGGCAGTACCGATGGCTCCCAGGAGATTGCCAGAAGAAATGGGGCCCGCGTTGTAGATATCGAACAAAAAGGGTATGGGAGTGCTTTGCGAGGCGGCAGTGAAAAAGCCAGAGGTAAATATGTTGTGATGGGTGATGCCGACGACAGTTATAATTTTTTGAATCTGATGCCCTTTTTGGAAAAATTAAGAGCTGGTTATGAATTGGTCATGGGGAATCGCTTTAAAGGCGGGATTGAAAAAGGGGCGATGCCGCCGCTACATAAGTATTTAGGAAATCCGGTGTTATCATTTATCGGGCGGATTTTTTATCCCAGTGATATCAAGGATTTTCATTGTGGGTTGAGAGGTTACAACCGGGCGGCTATTCAGAGTCTGCAATTACAGACAACCGGAATGGAATATGCCAGCGAAATGGTGGTTCAGGCAACTTTACATAAACTGAAGATGATTGAGGTGCCAACAACGCTATCACCAGATGGCCGAACAAGACCACCGCATTTAAGAAGCTGGCGCGACGGCTGGCGACATCTGAAATTTTTAATGATGTACAGTCCCAATTGGACGTTTTTATATCCCGGTCTGATCTTGTCAGTGATTGGTCTTCTGATAATGGTGATCATTGGGATCGGCCCGTCACGGATCGGAGCGGTTAATTTTGGGATCAACACGATGATGTATGGAGCGACCAGTTTGTTGGTGGGGGTTAATATCAGCTTGTTTTCAATGTTTACCAAAGCGTATGCCCTAAGTTCCGGGTTTATTCCCAATAGTCCTAAAACCGTTAGTCTGCTGGAAAGATTCACGGTTGAAAAAGGGGTTGTCATTGGGGTTATTTTAACCATTTTGGGAATAATTGCGACGATTATTGCCTTTGTGATTTGGGGGAGTCATTCGTTTGGTAATCTCCAACCGGAATCCATTATGAAGATAACGATTCCCGCAACGACACTCATTGCCATCGGGATTGAATTGGTATTTGCGAGTTTCTTTTTGGGAATCCTCGAAATTGAGCGAAAAAAATAA
- a CDS encoding transporter — protein MKLKNYLFLHASLLLYSVGGIFAKMASSKAFLSFDFILYYGLFLCILFLYAILWQQILKRFPLTVAFANKAITILWGIIWGYLFFGETLRWGMLFGSIIIVSGIYLVVSDDK, from the coding sequence ATGAAATTAAAAAACTATTTATTTCTACACGCCAGCTTATTGCTCTATTCGGTTGGCGGAATCTTTGCCAAAATGGCCAGTTCAAAGGCATTTCTGTCCTTTGATTTTATTTTGTATTATGGATTATTTCTGTGTATTTTATTTCTGTATGCGATCCTTTGGCAACAAATTTTAAAGCGATTTCCGTTAACCGTTGCTTTTGCCAATAAAGCGATTACGATATTATGGGGAATTATCTGGGGATATCTGTTTTTTGGCGAAACATTGCGTTGGGGCATGTTGTTCGGATCAATAATAATTGTTTCAGGAATATATTTGGTGGTAAGTGATGACAAATAA
- a CDS encoding MFS transporter, translated as MKLSLGKCWGLLIFDIIGLAISGYAFLLGYQIILTLANANAYIILMGFFVGIKVIVLSLYDLNRNMLHKNIPFWGGLITIIGNGIIFAICFFLLPNVPVTFFIGLAILDLLIITLCHFLWWILIGKDSDYYKEEKANKVENRKMAPKDEKNGSSKIEKKPAKKIKNEKKTWLSREDEEESEYDSIFTTLLENEKRGQQRYVESPKADQTNLLEEKRYETSDFLNEIKGNLKKEYKLTTEKNENRSHPEKKSANLKADSVLDRSAVEPTVRKATPPKEIAIDRINQNVNVIDPVIAASQPSELETTRATKPQSNDAVFEEMPIIRENKPELQKRERFNSGISEKRAENLGDEENFLSIERRLGYLFQEIEKSMKETSYLQSAIGDFQKEVENYQPIAGDEKIVAAGNLIREKLKMIIDKQFVVDEVLDDLIRLSNLINKRINDLDIIEEGLNKRKVALDQKDLLLVEARNRKPVDAEIEILPAEVMLENFDSEFIVAEGDYESIRKYLTENPE; from the coding sequence ATGAAATTAAGTTTGGGTAAATGCTGGGGTTTATTAATTTTTGATATTATCGGTTTAGCGATTTCCGGGTATGCTTTTTTATTGGGATACCAGATAATTTTGACGCTCGCCAATGCCAATGCATATATTATTCTGATGGGATTTTTTGTCGGGATAAAGGTGATCGTTTTATCTTTATATGACTTAAACAGAAACATGTTGCATAAAAATATTCCCTTTTGGGGTGGATTAATCACAATCATTGGAAATGGAATTATTTTTGCGATATGCTTTTTTCTTTTGCCGAATGTTCCGGTGACCTTTTTTATTGGTTTGGCGATTTTGGATTTGCTAATTATTACCTTGTGTCACTTTTTGTGGTGGATCCTGATCGGAAAAGACTCGGATTATTACAAGGAAGAAAAAGCAAACAAAGTAGAAAACCGAAAAATGGCGCCTAAAGATGAAAAAAATGGATCATCGAAAATCGAAAAAAAACCGGCTAAAAAAATAAAAAACGAAAAAAAAACATGGCTATCGCGAGAAGATGAAGAAGAATCCGAATACGATAGCATTTTCACCACGTTGCTGGAAAATGAAAAAAGAGGGCAACAACGTTATGTTGAGTCGCCCAAGGCTGATCAAACGAATCTTCTTGAAGAAAAACGCTATGAAACCAGTGATTTTTTAAATGAAATTAAAGGGAATTTAAAAAAAGAATATAAACTGACAACCGAAAAAAATGAAAATAGAAGTCATCCGGAAAAAAAATCGGCAAACCTGAAAGCAGATTCGGTTTTGGATCGAAGCGCAGTTGAACCTACGGTCCGAAAAGCAACGCCGCCAAAAGAAATCGCGATTGATCGGATCAATCAAAATGTAAATGTCATCGATCCGGTTATAGCGGCGTCACAGCCATCTGAATTGGAAACGACAAGAGCGACAAAACCGCAAAGTAACGATGCTGTTTTTGAGGAGATGCCAATTATCAGAGAAAATAAACCGGAACTTCAGAAACGGGAACGTTTTAATTCGGGGATATCGGAGAAGCGTGCGGAGAATTTGGGAGATGAAGAAAACTTTCTTTCGATTGAACGTCGACTGGGTTATCTTTTTCAGGAAATTGAAAAGTCCATGAAGGAAACTTCTTATTTGCAAAGTGCCATCGGCGATTTTCAAAAAGAGGTGGAGAATTATCAACCAATTGCCGGGGATGAAAAAATTGTGGCAGCTGGAAACTTGATTCGAGAAAAATTGAAGATGATTATCGACAAACAGTTTGTTGTCGATGAGGTTCTGGATGATTTGATTCGCTTATCAAATCTTATCAATAAACGCATTAACGATCTGGATATTATTGAAGAAGGCCTTAATAAACGAAAAGTTGCTTTGGATCAAAAGGATTTATTATTAGTGGAAGCCCGGAATCGAAAACCGGTGGATGCTGAAATAGAAATTTTACCGGCGGAAGTAATGCTTGAAAATTTTGATTCGGAGTTTATTGTTGCTGAAGGTGATTACGAGTCGATTCGAAAATATTTAACCGAAAATCCCGAATAA
- a CDS encoding DUF3329 domain-containing protein — protein MDIKKVNHTIDVLLTSKKTNRLLFLILLMITFGYMLFLNIKTPLIADDFVYTFIFGTSTPVMSIGDIITSQTSYYLTWGGRVIAETLTQLFMFFGKNVFNVANSLCYIVFCLAVYFLAVGRKIRFDLLLLTTILIWFFMPMFGQTIMWLTGSCNYLWCGTIILLALLPFRLYEEKQTQILTSIWFAIAMIPLFFISGITNENTAGAMILVMLMFGFVYYKRKINIPAFVYTGLFFSLCGFFCMIFAPGNSLRVENEAAVAEVTMMIGSNPIITRLAYFAYNLYALMPLVIVGIIAFVLLKNKKDRSKQVNFWIFVIASGAAMLVMLLPPKFPPRAMFGLAAFLIIAIIYVFSQLQLTPDQIRKYIIIPGCGMLFFYVMALGYVGVDAMTVNKQYLSRVQTIQEHKNEEVIAVPGIVPLSSHNGMYGLKDVQVDPNHWVNRALADYFGVSNIVLKP, from the coding sequence ATGGATATAAAAAAAGTGAACCATACGATTGACGTGCTGTTGACATCTAAAAAAACCAATCGCCTGCTTTTTTTAATATTGCTGATGATAACGTTTGGTTATATGTTATTTTTGAATATAAAAACGCCTCTGATTGCCGACGACTTTGTTTATACCTTTATTTTTGGGACCTCAACACCGGTGATGAGTATCGGCGATATTATTACCTCGCAGACATCTTATTATTTGACGTGGGGCGGTCGGGTGATTGCCGAAACGCTGACGCAGCTGTTTATGTTTTTTGGGAAAAATGTCTTTAATGTGGCCAACAGTTTGTGTTATATTGTTTTTTGTCTAGCTGTTTATTTTTTAGCGGTAGGCCGGAAAATTCGGTTTGACTTATTATTGCTGACAACCATCTTGATCTGGTTTTTTATGCCGATGTTTGGACAAACGATCATGTGGTTAACGGGTTCTTGTAATTATTTATGGTGTGGCACGATTATTTTATTGGCACTATTGCCATTTCGCTTATATGAAGAAAAACAGACCCAAATATTAACCAGTATTTGGTTTGCAATAGCGATGATTCCTTTGTTTTTTATCAGTGGGATTACCAATGAAAACACGGCCGGAGCGATGATTTTAGTGATGTTGATGTTTGGTTTTGTTTATTATAAACGAAAGATAAACATCCCGGCGTTTGTTTATACGGGTCTTTTTTTCTCGCTTTGTGGTTTCTTTTGTATGATTTTTGCGCCGGGAAACAGTTTGCGGGTAGAAAACGAAGCAGCGGTGGCAGAAGTAACCATGATGATCGGTTCGAATCCGATCATTACCCGACTGGCATATTTTGCTTATAACTTGTACGCATTAATGCCGTTGGTGATTGTTGGGATAATAGCGTTTGTCTTATTAAAAAATAAAAAAGATCGCTCAAAACAAGTGAATTTTTGGATTTTTGTCATTGCTTCAGGAGCGGCCATGTTAGTTATGTTGTTGCCGCCTAAATTTCCGCCCCGGGCGATGTTTGGGTTAGCGGCATTTCTAATTATTGCCATCATATATGTATTTAGTCAGTTGCAGTTGACGCCCGATCAGATTAGAAAATATATTATTATTCCAGGCTGCGGTATGCTGTTTTTTTATGTGATGGCTTTAGGGTATGTCGGCGTTGATGCAATGACGGTTAATAAGCAATATCTTAGCCGGGTTCAAACGATTCAGGAACATAAAAACGAAGAAGTGATAGCAGTGCCGGGAATTGTGCCGTTATCCAGTCATAATGGCATGTATGGATTAAAAGATGTCCAGGTTGATCCCAACCATTGGGTAAACCGGGCGCTTGCTGATTATTTTGGCGTTTCTAATATCGTCCTGAAACCATGA